A window from Prinia subflava isolate CZ2003 ecotype Zambia chromosome Z, Cam_Psub_1.2, whole genome shotgun sequence encodes these proteins:
- the SGTB gene encoding small glutamine-rich tetratricopeptide repeat-containing protein beta isoform X2, whose amino-acid sequence MSSVKRLVYAVIHFLREQSQMDTFTPDEQESLEVAIQCLETVFKITLEDTHLASSQHLIEMFTNSIQKNEMLPLSRSLPEGVVKADQLKDEGNNHMKEENYDAAVDCYTRAIELDPNNAVYYCNRAAAQSKLNNFREAIKDCESAIAIDPKYSKAYGRMGLALTSVNKYEEAVTSYQKALDLDPENDSYKSNLKIAEQKLRDMSSPAASLMQNPQIQQLMSGMMSNAIGGPAAGVGGLSDLSSLIHAGQQFAQQIQQQNPELIEQLRNHIRSRYLSGSTEEHS is encoded by the exons ATGTCATCAGTCAAGCGCTTGGTTTATGCAGTCATCCATTTCTTGAGAGAACAGAGTCAGATGGATACTTTCACTCCAGATGAACAAGAAAGCTTGGAAG ttGCAATTCAGTGTCTGGAGACCGTGTTTAAGATTACCCTGGAAGATACTCATCTTGCATCCTCACAGCATTTGATAGAAATGTTCACAAATTCTATTCAAAAG AATGAGATGCTGCCTCTCTCACGTTCCTTACCAGAAGGCGTTGTAAAGGCTGATCAACTGAAGGATGAAG GTAATAACCAtatgaaggaagaaaattatgatGCTGCAGTGGATTGTTACACTAGGGCTATAGAACTGGATCCAAACAATGCAGTCTATTACTGCAACAG GGCTGCTGCTCAAAGTAAGCTCAACAACTTCAGGGAAGCAATAAAGGACTGTGAGAGTGCCATAGCAATAGATCCAAAGTACAGCAAAGCATATGGAAGAATGGG GTTGGCTCTGACTTCAGTGAATAAATACGAAGAAGCAGTTACCAGTTATCAAAAAGCACTGGATCTTGATCCAGAGAATGACTCTTACAAGTCAAATTTGAAAATAGCAGAACAGAAACTGAGAGACATGTCCAGTCCT GCAGCAAGCTTAATGCAAAATCCTCAGATTCAACAACT GATGTCAGGGATGATGTCAAATGCCATTGGGGGCCCTGCCGCTGGCGTTGGTGGCCTTTCGGATTTGTCCAGCCTGATCCACGC GGGGCAGCAGTTTGCACAGCAGATACAGCAGCAGAATCCTGAGCTCATAGAGCAACTGAGAAATCATATCCGGAGCAGATATTTGAGTGGCAGCACTGAAGAACATTCCTGA
- the SGTB gene encoding small glutamine-rich tetratricopeptide repeat-containing protein beta isoform X1 — protein sequence MSSVKRLVYAVIHFLREQSQMDTFTPDEQESLEVAIQCLETVFKITLEDTHLASSQHLIEMFTNSIQKNEMLPLSRSLPEGVVKADQLKDEGNNHMKEENYDAAVDCYTRAIELDPNNAVYYCNRAAAQSKLNNFREAIKDCESAIAIDPKYSKAYGRMGLALTSVNKYEEAVTSYQKALDLDPENDSYKSNLKIAEQKLRDMSSPTGTGLSFDMASLINNPAFISMAASLMQNPQIQQLMSGMMSNAIGGPAAGVGGLSDLSSLIHAGQQFAQQIQQQNPELIEQLRNHIRSRYLSGSTEEHS from the exons ATGTCATCAGTCAAGCGCTTGGTTTATGCAGTCATCCATTTCTTGAGAGAACAGAGTCAGATGGATACTTTCACTCCAGATGAACAAGAAAGCTTGGAAG ttGCAATTCAGTGTCTGGAGACCGTGTTTAAGATTACCCTGGAAGATACTCATCTTGCATCCTCACAGCATTTGATAGAAATGTTCACAAATTCTATTCAAAAG AATGAGATGCTGCCTCTCTCACGTTCCTTACCAGAAGGCGTTGTAAAGGCTGATCAACTGAAGGATGAAG GTAATAACCAtatgaaggaagaaaattatgatGCTGCAGTGGATTGTTACACTAGGGCTATAGAACTGGATCCAAACAATGCAGTCTATTACTGCAACAG GGCTGCTGCTCAAAGTAAGCTCAACAACTTCAGGGAAGCAATAAAGGACTGTGAGAGTGCCATAGCAATAGATCCAAAGTACAGCAAAGCATATGGAAGAATGGG GTTGGCTCTGACTTCAGTGAATAAATACGAAGAAGCAGTTACCAGTTATCAAAAAGCACTGGATCTTGATCCAGAGAATGACTCTTACAAGTCAAATTTGAAAATAGCAGAACAGAAACTGAGAGACATGTCCAGTCCT ACTGGAACTGGACTCAGTTTTGACATGGCAAGCTTGATAAACAATCCTGCCTTCATTAGTATG GCAGCAAGCTTAATGCAAAATCCTCAGATTCAACAACT GATGTCAGGGATGATGTCAAATGCCATTGGGGGCCCTGCCGCTGGCGTTGGTGGCCTTTCGGATTTGTCCAGCCTGATCCACGC GGGGCAGCAGTTTGCACAGCAGATACAGCAGCAGAATCCTGAGCTCATAGAGCAACTGAGAAATCATATCCGGAGCAGATATTTGAGTGGCAGCACTGAAGAACATTCCTGA